The DNA sequence AAACACCGACCATGCCGCTCAGGCGAAAGTCTCGCTGCCCTGCAACAAACTCTTCCTGGAGCGCATCGCAGTATTCGTAATCGGAGTGCAGGATGCCGACGGTGGCAATGCCTGCCTGGCGCACCCACTTGCACGCATAAAAAGCGGAGGTAACGACGTTGGGCAAAAACACATCGGTGGGCGTTTGTTGAAGCTGCGCCAGTGTCCAGCGAATGCTGTCCTGCACGTAATGTGGATTGTGTGTTTTTGCGTGTGGAATCTTGTTCTGCTCTAAAAATTTGACCAGCGGTCCATCTTCTCCGGTATGTAGAAACACGAGGCAATGGATGGCAAACCCGCGCTTCTGCAATGCGGGCATCAACCAAATCAACCAGGACGCCGGGCCACCGATATTGCCGGGCTTGTCAAAGGCACAAAAGGTAATGTGCGGTTTTTCAGTCATCTCAATTGGCCTCCCATTCGGCGAGTTTTTCCCGGACGTACCTAAGGTCTTTTTCCATGTAGATGAAGTCCAGTTTTTCCGCGATGCGTCGCCAGTCGTATTCTTTTAGCACACGTTCGCGGGCGGCTTTTCCACGCGAATTGTCCTTCAGGGAGGCTTCTACTTTTCGAGCCAAATCGTCAATGTCGCCAAGGGTATAGGCGAAACCATATTGACCGTGTGAAATGGCTTCCAAGCATCCCTTGTCAATGGGGGCCACAATGGGTTTCTGGTGGGTCATGGCTTCCAGAATCAAGGTTGGTAGGCCCTCCCGCTTGCTGGTGACGATGACGCCATCACTGCCAGCAATTGCATCCTGTACTCCCTGATGATCGAGTGCGCCTATGATCTGCAGATTTTCGGGAGCTTCAACGCCATAGTCCTTACGCAATATCTCCGCGCTAAGACCGGGACCAGCCATGACAAAATTTCGCTGAGGCATGGCCTTCGCGAGCAACGCAAATTCTGCAGGGTTTTTTACCGACTCATTTCGGCCAACGTAGAGCAGGTAACGACTCAACCCGAATTTTTTCCTGAAGCGTTCAGCTCTGCCTTGATCGCAATTCTCGACATCGACGCCGTTTGGTAAATAGAAAGTGGAAATGCCATGATTCTCGCGGTATTCATCGCGCTGCCATTTAGCGACTGAGAGGCGGATATCCGCCGAGGGGGCGAGATTGAGCAGGGCGTCATTAATTTCCTGCTGCCATGGCTCGACGGCGCTGGAGTCACTATCCGGGAAGTAATTATTATGATAGGTGTGAACCCAGCGTATGCCATGTTTCTGTGCAGACATTCCCCATTGCATCATCCAGGGAAATACG is a window from the Cerasicoccus sp. TK19100 genome containing:
- a CDS encoding glycosyltransferase family 4 protein is translated as MILDLIQSKYTGYKKLAAHKLAMRSHRKRTERQRRQYEAWKNDTKKLPPDVIIGANLKFGGIRNHIQAIHRYTSHRCDIIPSEKYFPDLNDLTQIIREELVTYCPTGVRCIHSHVFPWMMQWGMSAQKHGIRWVHTYHNNYFPDSDSSAVEPWQQEINDALLNLAPSADIRLSVAKWQRDEYRENHGISTFYLPNGVDVENCDQGRAERFRKKFGLSRYLLYVGRNESVKNPAEFALLAKAMPQRNFVMAGPGLSAEILRKDYGVEAPENLQIIGALDHQGVQDAIAGSDGVIVTSKREGLPTLILEAMTHQKPIVAPIDKGCLEAISHGQYGFAYTLGDIDDLARKVEASLKDNSRGKAARERVLKEYDWRRIAEKLDFIYMEKDLRYVREKLAEWEAN